A window of Gambusia affinis linkage group LG03, SWU_Gaff_1.0, whole genome shotgun sequence contains these coding sequences:
- the LOC122826950 gene encoding LHFPL tetraspan subfamily member 2a protein-like, whose translation MCHVIVTCRSMLWTLLSIVVAFAELVAFMSPEWLLRAPLPENGVTQTKVSDRESLGLYSRCYRIKGEISCGIYARAFGEVASKFWQAAMLFLAAGMLVLGCVACISVFTLCFQSIKKKSIFNICGLLQAIGGLLLIVGLMLYPTGWGSEKVVSFCGVEASPFRPAGCSLGWAFYTAIGGTLGTFLCSVLSAQAEIATSSDKVQEEIEEGKSLICLL comes from the exons ATGTGTCATGTTATTGTAACATGCCGCTCCATGCTGTGGACCCTGCTCAGCATCGTGGTGGCCTTCGCGGAGCTGGTGGCCTTCATGAGCCCTGAATGGCTACTGAGAGCCCCTCTGCCTGAGAATGGTGTGACACAGACGAAAGTGAGTGACAGGGAGTCCCTCGGCCTCTACAGCCGCTGCTACCGAATCAAGGGAGAGATCAGCTGCGGGATTTATGCACGGGCATTCGGGGAAGTGGCCAGTAAATTCTGGCAGGCCGCCATGTTGTTTCTGGCAGCCGGGATGCTGGTGCTCGGGTGTGTGGCCTGCATCTCCGTCTTCACGCTGTGCTTTCAGAGCATCAAGAAGAAGAGCATATTCAACATCTGTGGACTGCTCCAGGCTATTGGAG GCCTGCTGCTAATAGTGGGGCTGATGCTGTATCCCACAGGCTGGGGGTCAGAGAAGGTGGTGTCCTTCTGCGGCGTGGAGGCCTCACCCTTCAGGCCGGCTGGTTGCTCCCTCGGCTGGGCGTTCTACACAGCGATAGGAGGAACGCTGGGAACTTTCCTGTGCTCTGTCCTGTCCGCGCAGGCCGAGATCGCCACTTCCAGCGATAAGGTTCAGGAGGAGATCGAGGAGGGGAAAAGCCTTATCTGCCTGTTGTGA
- the LOC122827328 gene encoding betaine--homocysteine S-methyltransferase 1-like yields MAPTKKGILERLNAGEIVIGDGGFVFALEKRGYVKAGPWTPEATVTHPEAVRQLHREFVRAGANIMQAFTFYASDDKLENRGQALKITGAQINEAACDLAREVANEGDALVAGGVSQTPSYLSCKSEPEVKAIFRKQLDVFVKKNVDFLIAEYFEHVEEAEWAVQVLKTSGKPVAASLCIGPEGDMHGVSPGECAVRLVKAGAQIVGVNCHFDPLTCVKTVKMMKEGVEKAGLKAHYMVQPLAYHTPDCNCQGFIDLPEFPFALEPRILTRWDMHQYAREAYNAGIRYIGGCCGYEPYHIRAVSEELAPERGFLPAASEKHGMWGAGLEMHTKPWVRARSRREYWENIRPASGRPKCPSLSTPESWGVTKGHSDLLQHKEATSTQEMRHVLEKQKKVKSSA; encoded by the exons ATGGCACCAACCAAGAAG GGCATCCTGGAGCGCCTGAACGCCGGAGAGATTGTAATCGGTGATGGAGGTTTTGTGTTTGCTCTGGAGAAACGGGGCTATGTGAAAGCTGGGCCATGGACTCCTGAGGCTACTGTCACTCACCCTGAAGCTG TGCGACAGCTGCATAGGGAGTTTGTCAGGGCAGGAGCCAACATCATGCAGGCCTTCACATTCTACGCCAGCGATGACAAACTGGAGAACAGGGGTCAGGCATTGAAAATCACT ggAGCACAAATCAACGAGGCTGCTTGTGACCTGGCGAGGGAAGTTGCCAACGAAGGAGACGCACTGGTAGCTGGAGGAGTGTCCCAGACTCCGTCCTACCTGAGCTGCAAGAGCGAGCCGGAAGTGAAAGCCATCTTTAGGAAACAGCTGGACGTGTTTGTCAAAAAGAATGTGGATTTCCTGATTGCTGAG TACTTTGAGCATGTGGAGGAAGCAGAGTGGGCTGTTCAGGTGCTGAAGACCAGCGGGAAGCCGGTGGCCGCCTCCCTGTGCATCGGACCAGAAGGAGACATGCACGGCGTCTCGCCCGGAGAGTGTGCCGTCCGGCTGGTGAAAGCTG GGGCCCAGATTGTGGGAGTCAACTGCCACTTTGACCCCCTGACCTGTGTGAAGACTGTTAAGATGATGAAGGAGGGAGTGGAGAAGGCCGGGCTGAAGGCTCACTACATGGTGCAGCCGCTGGCTTACCACACTCCCGACTGCAACTGTCAGGGATTCATCGATCTGCCTGAATTCCCCTTTG CCCTGGAGCCCAGAATCCTGACCCGCTGGGACATGCACCAGTACGCCAGGGAGGCCTACAATGCTGGCATCCGCTACATCGGAGGCTGCTGTGGCTATGAGCCTTATCACATCAGGGCTGTGTCAGAGGAGCTGGCCCCAGAGAGGGGCTTCCTCCCTGCTGCATCAGAGAAACATGGAATGTGGGGTGCTGGTCTGGAGATGCACACCAAACCCTGGGTCAGAGCCAG GTCCCGACGCGAATACTGGGAAAACATCCGACCTGCATCTGGTCGTCCCAAGTGCCCGTCATTATCCACACCTGAGAGCTGGGGAGTGACCAAGGGCCACAGTGacctgctgcagcacaaagagGCAACCAGCACCCAGGAAATGAGGCACGTGctggagaagcagaagaaggTCAAATCTTCTGCATGA
- the LOC122827332 gene encoding betaine--homocysteine S-methyltransferase 1 isoform X1 → MAPTKKGILERLNAGEIVIGDGGFVFALEKRGYVKAGPWTPEAAAEHPEAVRQLHREFLRAGANVMQTFTFYASDDKLENRGNKLALTGAQINEAACDLAREVASEGDALVAGGVSQTPSYLSCKSDKEVKAIFKKQLDVFTKKNVDFLIAEYFEHVEEAVWAVEVLKESGKPVAASLCIGPDGDMHGNSPGDCAAKLVKAGAQIVGVNCHFDPLTCVKTVKMMKEGVEKAGLKAHYMVQPLAYHTPDCNCQGFIDLPEFPFALEPRILTRWDMHQYAREAYNAGIRYIGGCCGYEPYHIRAVSEELAPERGFLPAASEKHGMWGAGLEMHTKPWVRARARRDYWEKLKPASGRPLCPSMSAPDSWGVTRGHADLMQQKEATTKDQLKQLFDRSKTH, encoded by the exons ATGGCACCAACAAAGAAG GGTATCTTGGAGCGTCTTAACGCTGGAGAGATTGTGATCGGGGATGGAGGGTTTGTGTTTGCCCTGGAGAAGAGAGGATACGTCAAGGCTGGGCCCTGGACCCCTGAGGCTGCTGCAGAGCACCCAGAAGCTG TGCGTCAGCTGCACAGGGAGTTTCTGCGGGCCGGAGCCAACGTCATGCAGACCTTCACTTTCTATGCCAGTGATGACAAGTTGGAGAACAGAGGCAACAAGCTCGCCCTCACT GGAGCTCAGATCAACGAGGCCGCCTGCGATCTGGCCCGGGAAGTCGCCAGTGAGGGCGACGCTCTGGTGGCCGGAGGAGTGTCCCAGACTCCATCCTACTTGAGCTGTAAGAGCGACAAGGAGGTGAAAGCCATCTTCAAGAAACAACTGGATGTGTTCACTAAGAAGAATGTTGACTTCCTCATTGCTGAG TACTTTGAGCATGTTGAAGAGGCTGTGTGGGCGGTGGAGGTCCTGAAGGAGTCGGGAAAGCCTGTGGCGGCCTCTCTGTGCATCGGACCTGACGGAGACATGCACGGCAACTCACCTGGAGACTGTGCCGCCAAGCTGGTTAAAGCCG GTGCCCAGATTGTGGGAGTCAACTGCCACTTTGACCCCCTGACCTGTGTGAAGACTGTTAAGATGATGAAGGAGGGAGTGGAGAAGGCCGGGCTGAAGGCTCACTACATGGTGCAGCCGCTGGCTTACCACACTCCCGACTGCAACTGTCAGGGATTCATCGATCTGCCTGAATTCCCCTTTG CCCTGGAGCCCAGAATCCTGACCCGCTGGGACATGCACCAGTACGCCAGGGAGGCCTACAATGCTGGCATCCGCTACATCGGAGGCTGCTGTGGCTATGAGCCTTATCACATCAGGGCTGTGTCAGAGGAGCTGGCCCCAGAGAGGGGCTTCCTCCCTGCTGCATCAGAGAAACATGGAATGTGGGGTGCTGGTCTGGAGATGCACACCAAACCCTGGGTCAGAGCCAG AGCCCGCCGTGATTACTGGGAGAAGCTGAAGCCAGCCTCTGGCCGCCCTTTGTGTCCATCCATGTCGGCCCCAGACTCCTGGGGTGTTACCAGGGGCCATGCTGATCTCATGCAGCAGAAAGAGGCCACCACCAAGGA
- the LOC122827332 gene encoding betaine--homocysteine S-methyltransferase 1 isoform X2 — MAPTKKGILERLNAGEIVIGDGGFVFALEKRGYVKAGPWTPEAAAEHPEAVRQLHREFLRAGANVMQTFTFYASDDKLENRGDALVAGGVSQTPSYLSCKSDKEVKAIFKKQLDVFTKKNVDFLIAEYFEHVEEAVWAVEVLKESGKPVAASLCIGPDGDMHGNSPGDCAAKLVKAGAQIVGVNCHFDPLTCVKTVKMMKEGVEKAGLKAHYMVQPLAYHTPDCNCQGFIDLPEFPFALEPRILTRWDMHQYAREAYNAGIRYIGGCCGYEPYHIRAVSEELAPERGFLPAASEKHGMWGAGLEMHTKPWVRARARRDYWEKLKPASGRPLCPSMSAPDSWGVTRGHADLMQQKEATTKDQLKQLFDRSKTH, encoded by the exons ATGGCACCAACAAAGAAG GGTATCTTGGAGCGTCTTAACGCTGGAGAGATTGTGATCGGGGATGGAGGGTTTGTGTTTGCCCTGGAGAAGAGAGGATACGTCAAGGCTGGGCCCTGGACCCCTGAGGCTGCTGCAGAGCACCCAGAAGCTG TGCGTCAGCTGCACAGGGAGTTTCTGCGGGCCGGAGCCAACGTCATGCAGACCTTCACTTTCTATGCCAGTGATGACAAGTTGGAGAACAGA GGCGACGCTCTGGTGGCCGGAGGAGTGTCCCAGACTCCATCCTACTTGAGCTGTAAGAGCGACAAGGAGGTGAAAGCCATCTTCAAGAAACAACTGGATGTGTTCACTAAGAAGAATGTTGACTTCCTCATTGCTGAG TACTTTGAGCATGTTGAAGAGGCTGTGTGGGCGGTGGAGGTCCTGAAGGAGTCGGGAAAGCCTGTGGCGGCCTCTCTGTGCATCGGACCTGACGGAGACATGCACGGCAACTCACCTGGAGACTGTGCCGCCAAGCTGGTTAAAGCCG GTGCCCAGATTGTGGGAGTCAACTGCCACTTTGACCCCCTGACCTGTGTGAAGACTGTTAAGATGATGAAGGAGGGAGTGGAGAAGGCCGGGCTGAAGGCTCACTACATGGTGCAGCCGCTGGCTTACCACACTCCCGACTGCAACTGTCAGGGATTCATCGATCTGCCTGAATTCCCCTTTG CCCTGGAGCCCAGAATCCTGACCCGCTGGGACATGCACCAGTACGCCAGGGAGGCCTACAATGCTGGCATCCGCTACATCGGAGGCTGCTGTGGCTATGAGCCTTATCACATCAGGGCTGTGTCAGAGGAGCTGGCCCCAGAGAGGGGCTTCCTCCCTGCTGCATCAGAGAAACATGGAATGTGGGGTGCTGGTCTGGAGATGCACACCAAACCCTGGGTCAGAGCCAG AGCCCGCCGTGATTACTGGGAGAAGCTGAAGCCAGCCTCTGGCCGCCCTTTGTGTCCATCCATGTCGGCCCCAGACTCCTGGGGTGTTACCAGGGGCCATGCTGATCTCATGCAGCAGAAAGAGGCCACCACCAAGGA